The bacterium nucleotide sequence TGTAACTGCCTATGATTTTATGCTGGGGCGCTTGGCTGAATTGTCAGGAGAAGTGGATGTGATCCTTGTTGGTGACTCGGTGGGTACGACCTTGCAAGGGCAGCAAACGTCAGTGCCTGTGACGCTTGAGGAAATGCTTTATCATACGCGAATAGTTGCGCGCTCAGTAACTAAGGCGCTCTTAGTTGGGGACATGCCATTTTTGTCTTATCAGGTGAGTATTGAGCAAGCTATTACTTCGGCCGGGCGCTTCTTGAAGGAAGGCGGCGCGCATGCTGTAAAATTAGAAGGCGGCGCATACTTTGCGCCGACTGTTCGGGCACTCACTGCGTCGGGCATTCCGGTCATGGGACATGTCGGGATTTTGCCGCAATCAGTTAATCAACAGAGTGGTTACAGAATCCAAGGGAAAACCGGCAGTAGTCGTGATGAACTAATCCAGGATAGTTTGGCCTTAGCAGAGGCAGGCGCGTTTGCGATTGTACTTGAAGGGGTCGAAGCAAGCTGCGCAGAAGAAATTACTAAAAAATTATCAATCCCGACAATTGGCATTGGTTCAGGTAAGCATTGCGACGGTCAGATTATTGTTAGCTACGACATGCTTGGCATTACTAGAACCGTGTATGGTCGTATCCCTGGCTTTGTTACAGAGCATGCAAACATTGGCACAGCGGTGATTGAAGGCTTTAAGGCCTATGCCCAAGCAGTGCGCGAGTCGGCAAAA carries:
- the panB gene encoding 3-methyl-2-oxobutanoate hydroxymethyltransferase, with protein sequence MASSLTKGAAVNTIRDIQNLKNSKKQIVAVTAYDFMLGRLAELSGEVDVILVGDSVGTTLQGQQTSVPVTLEEMLYHTRIVARSVTKALLVGDMPFLSYQVSIEQAITSAGRFLKEGGAHAVKLEGGAYFAPTVRALTASGIPVMGHVGILPQSVNQQSGYRIQGKTGSSRDELIQDSLALAEAGAFAIVLEGVEASCAEEITKKLSIPTIGIGSGKHCDGQIIVSYDMLGITRTVYGRIPGFVTEHANIGTAVIEGFKAYAQAVRESAK